Proteins found in one Pyrus communis chromosome 15, drPyrComm1.1, whole genome shotgun sequence genomic segment:
- the LOC137717837 gene encoding O-fucosyltransferase 16 — translation MPFHFQRRRLHYYHRFGFLLPLISAISGALLILFALLLVLAPSPLDVNNQLRHSSKFNVAVDDDAVAAGLTVFRVPSGGGRLDRDLWSSRNSKFYYGCSNATKKFPDVDEITRPNRYLAIATSGGLNQQRTGITDAVVAARILNASLVVPKLDQKSFWKDASNFSEIFDVDWFMSFLSKDVKIIKQLPRKGGKMWTPSTMRVPRKCSERCYQNRVLPVLLKRHAVQLNKFDYRLANRLNTDLQKLRCRVNYHALKFTDPIQKMAKKLVHRMRMRSKHYIALHLRYEPDMLAFSGCYYGGGDKERRELGAIRKRWKTLHISNPDKPRRHGRCPLTPEEVGLMLRALGYGSDVHIYVASGEVYGGEETLAPLKALFPNFYSKETIATTEELEPFYSFSSRMAALDFIVCDESDVFVTNNNGNMAKILAGRRRYFGHKPTVRPNAKKLYHLFLRKENMTWGAFASNVRTYQRGFMGEPNEVRPGRGGFHENPYTCICEDSQAKAKRDVGPRKYGKSNNITRKDEEEFHAQNMEGDSEWPDTDEDEYESGSLDNDLLNRTGVDYDAVNSEEPELEEMLSD, via the exons ATGCCTTTTCATTTCCAGCGCCGCCGCCTCCACTACTACCATCGCTTTGGCTTTCTCCTTCCCCTGATTTCCGCCATCTCCGGAGCACTTCTCATCCTCTTCGCACTTCTCTTGGTTCTTGCTCCTTCCCCTCTGGATGTCAATAATCAACTACGTCATTCTTCTAAG TTCAATGTTGCCGTGGACGACGATGCCGTTGCTGCAGGGCTTACAGTCTTCCGTGTTCCG AGCGGTGGAGGGAGATTGGATCGTGATCTTTGGAGCTCCAGGAATTCCAAATTCTACTATGGATGCAGCAATGCCACCAAGAAATTTCCAG ATGTTGATGAAATTACGCGTCCTAATAGGTACTTGGCGATTGCAACCAGTGGAGGCTTGAATCAACAAAGAACTGGG ATCACAGATGCCGTTGTAGCAGCTCGTATACTGAATGCTAGTCTTGTTGTTCCAAAGTTGGACCAGAAATCTTTCTGGAAGGATGCAAG taaCTTTTCAGAGATCTTTGATGTTGATTGGTTTATGTCATTTCTGTCAAAAGATGTTAAAATCATAAAGCAGCTTCCAAGAAAGGGAGGTAAAATGTGGACACCATCCACTATGCGTGTTCCAAGGAAGTGTAGTGAAAGATGTTATCAAAATCGTGTATTACCTGTTCTTTTGAAAAGGCAT GCCGTTCAGCTCAACAAGTTTGATTACAGACTTGCAAACAGGTTGAATACAGATCTGCAAAAATTAAGATGTAGAGTCAATTACCATGCTTTAAAGTTTACTGACCCAATACAGAAAATGGCTAAAAAGTTGGTTCATCGAATGAGGATGAGAAGCAAGCATTATATTGCATTGCACCTGAG GTATGAACCTGATATGCTTGCATTCTCAGGATGTTATTATGGTGGAGGAGACAAGGAAAGGAGAGAATTGGGTGCCATACGAAAGAGGTGGAAGACTTTACAT ATTAGCAATCCTGATAAGCCTAGGAGGCATGGGAGGTGTCCACTTACTCCAGAAGAAGTCGGTCTGATGTTGAGAGCACTGGGTTATGGCAGCGATGTTCACATCTATGTGGCATCAGGGGAAGTCTATGGAGGAGAAGAAACATTGGCACCCCTTAAGGCACTATTCCCCAACTTTTATTCAAAAGAGACAATAGCAACCACGGAGGAACTGGAACCGttttattcattttcttctCGTATGGCGGCACTTGACTTTATAGTTTGTGATGAGAGTGATGTATTTGTCACCAACAACAATGGCAATATGGCCAAAATACTAGCTGGACGAAG GAGATATTTTGGACATAAGCCTACTGTTCGTCCAAATGCTAAAAAACTCTACCACTTGTTCCTAAGAAAAGAGAACATGACCTGGGGAGCTTTCGCTTCTAATGTTCGTACTTACCAGAGAGGCTTTATGGGTGAGCCGAATGAAGTGAGGCCAGGCAGGGGTGGTTTTCATGAGAACCCATATACCTGCATATGTGAAGATTCTCAGGCCAAAGCCAAGAGGGATGTGGGACCTAGAAAATATGGTAAGAGTAATAATATAAcaagaaaagatgaagaagaatttCATGCCCAAAACATGGAAGGCGATTCAGAATGGCCTGATACTGATGAGGATGAATATGAAAGTGGCTCCTTGGACAATGATCTGTTAAACCGAACAGGCGTGGATTATGATGCTGTCAACTCCGAGGAACCTGAATTGGAGGAGATGCTTTCAGACTAG